Proteins from a genomic interval of Nocardia sp. BMG51109:
- a CDS encoding MlaD family protein, giving the protein MDPRRSYLVADLHLDNSGGLGVNAPVLLDGIQVGRTQQVRKQAEGVLVRLRIDKRYPIPLSSSVRVEQLSALGEPYIEFAPPDGAGPYLADGQSIPSQRVQVPVTITALSTRFVELLNQLHPQTMANLVDTFDRALSGTDAAMQTLQRSTTLLAATLLSRTDAIRQLFGDIQALGGNIDWLGPALSTGGPQFGEFGTSLSDVVQQASTLVESRPVSDYFTGDGLTPFLDRLTDFLNEIGPSVAPLAPVLQPVVADAVERAPRLDISALIDQSLHGVDPDGTLHFRITTK; this is encoded by the coding sequence ATGGATCCGCGCCGCAGCTACCTCGTCGCCGACCTGCACCTGGACAACTCCGGTGGGCTGGGTGTGAACGCGCCCGTGCTGCTCGACGGCATTCAGGTCGGCCGTACGCAGCAGGTGCGCAAGCAGGCCGAGGGTGTGCTGGTGCGGCTGCGTATCGACAAGCGCTACCCCATTCCGTTGTCCAGCAGCGTGCGCGTCGAGCAACTCTCGGCACTCGGCGAGCCCTATATCGAATTCGCCCCGCCCGACGGTGCCGGCCCGTATCTCGCTGACGGCCAGAGCATTCCGAGCCAACGCGTGCAGGTGCCCGTGACGATCACGGCGCTGTCGACGCGATTCGTCGAATTGCTGAATCAGCTGCACCCGCAGACCATGGCCAACCTCGTCGACACCTTCGACCGGGCGCTGTCGGGTACCGACGCGGCCATGCAAACCCTGCAGCGGTCGACCACGCTGCTGGCGGCCACCTTGCTCAGCCGCACCGACGCCATCCGCCAATTGTTCGGCGACATCCAGGCTTTGGGCGGCAACATCGATTGGCTCGGGCCGGCGCTGAGTACCGGTGGGCCGCAATTCGGTGAGTTCGGCACGTCACTCAGCGACGTCGTCCAACAAGCCTCCACGCTCGTCGAAAGCCGTCCGGTATCCGACTATTTCACCGGTGACGGACTCACACCGTTTCTGGACAGGCTGACCGACTTCCTGAACGAGATCGGCCCCAGCGTCGCGCCATTGGCCCCGGTTTTGCAGCCCGTCGTCGCCGATGCCGTGGAACGGGCACCTCGGCTCGACATCAGCGCGCTGATCGACCAATCCCTGCACGGAGTCGACCCGGACGGCACCCTGCACTTCCGCATCACCACCAAATAG
- a CDS encoding MlaD family protein produces MPSIVRLRRVWLPALRTALAAKSERGVELRWGTAGICGVLILLVAIGAVYVTRTAPGRTYSADLAQAGAIRPGDDVRVAGIPVGKVKSLTLLPDRVRMRFTVEDQVFVGDQTTLDLRMLTVVGGYYVAVRPAGTTSLGSAVIPQQRVGLPYNLTQAFQDAVHPVRQIDGTVFHQDLAALAASIDESPDSVRAVVRAADSLVEIMNKQNADISHTLAVADEYLTALNVNSDVLVQLVTTLQGLENLIENNKIRAQQSLDDLATILGDLGPLGRVWDETLKQRAKPLADAIPHLRQLGDKLGGLLDSLHTLEQRLMPFLPPGGGVRVDQSAATIRATGFCVPVPGGEC; encoded by the coding sequence ATGCCATCGATAGTCCGTCTCCGGCGAGTGTGGCTTCCGGCGCTGCGCACGGCACTCGCCGCGAAGTCCGAACGCGGTGTCGAATTACGCTGGGGCACAGCCGGTATCTGCGGCGTTCTGATCCTGCTCGTCGCGATCGGCGCGGTCTATGTCACCCGAACCGCACCCGGGCGAACCTATTCCGCGGATCTGGCGCAAGCCGGTGCCATCCGCCCCGGCGACGACGTTCGCGTCGCCGGGATACCGGTGGGAAAGGTGAAATCCCTGACGCTGCTACCGGATCGGGTCCGGATGAGGTTCACCGTCGAGGACCAGGTATTCGTGGGCGACCAGACCACCCTCGATCTCCGTATGCTGACCGTCGTCGGCGGCTACTACGTGGCGGTTCGACCCGCGGGAACGACATCGCTGGGTTCCGCGGTGATTCCGCAGCAGCGAGTCGGACTGCCCTACAACCTGACTCAGGCATTCCAGGATGCCGTGCACCCGGTGCGGCAGATCGACGGCACGGTGTTCCACCAGGACCTCGCGGCGCTGGCGGCATCGATCGACGAGAGCCCGGATTCGGTCCGCGCGGTGGTGCGGGCCGCCGACAGCCTGGTCGAGATCATGAACAAGCAGAACGCCGACATCTCCCACACGCTGGCGGTGGCCGATGAGTACCTGACCGCCCTGAACGTCAATTCCGATGTGCTCGTGCAGCTGGTGACGACACTGCAAGGACTCGAGAACCTCATCGAGAACAACAAGATCCGAGCCCAGCAGTCCCTCGACGACCTGGCCACGATATTGGGCGACCTGGGCCCGCTGGGCCGGGTGTGGGACGAGACGCTGAAACAGCGGGCGAAACCGCTCGCCGACGCGATTCCGCACTTGCGGCAACTCGGCGACAAGCTGGGCGGGCTCCTGGACTCCCTGCACACCTTGGAACAGCGATTGATGCCCTTCCTGCCGCCGGGTGGGGGCGTGCGGGTCGACCAGTCGGCCGCGACGATCCGAGCCACCGGTTTCTGTGTGCCGGTACCGGGAGGCGAATGCTGA
- a CDS encoding MlaD family protein, translating to MRRLSAVLRRTGTYAMCAVTIAVAAAGCGFQAADVTVPGTGVDGPTYHLRIQFADVLNLPQGAKVIADGVPVGRLTRVTVVPPETDIPSRPGHQGFVVAEVEIRRSVRLPVGTTAELRQETPLGDVHIALTEPAEPNRAQLPPDSTIPLSDTTQSPTIEDILSRLSVFVGSGAVTDFQDIVHRMNAILPNNPDDTARIAGTLGADLADLAAHTDSVHSLVGGLQATVDDGLLGNAAAFDELLTPGAVQHTTDSINTTIGVVYVLTALGPFAPSVTWLGPALQSSDRAMRAFVPMLFGSHPLDTGSPSNLRKLVDLIQNKVIPFVDRGPKVNLVGITVDSPPAADALPPPERTARIVDTLRMIGAVR from the coding sequence ATGAGGCGGCTCTCGGCGGTATTGCGCCGCACCGGGACCTACGCGATGTGTGCGGTCACCATCGCGGTGGCAGCCGCGGGATGCGGATTTCAGGCCGCCGACGTCACCGTGCCGGGCACCGGTGTCGACGGACCGACCTACCACTTGCGGATTCAATTCGCCGATGTGCTGAATCTGCCACAAGGGGCAAAAGTCATCGCCGACGGTGTGCCCGTCGGGCGCTTGACTCGTGTCACAGTGGTTCCCCCGGAGACGGACATTCCGAGCCGGCCGGGGCATCAGGGCTTCGTCGTCGCCGAAGTCGAGATCCGCCGGTCGGTGCGCCTGCCGGTGGGCACCACCGCCGAACTGCGGCAGGAAACACCGCTGGGTGATGTGCACATCGCACTGACCGAACCCGCCGAGCCGAATAGGGCGCAGTTGCCGCCGGATTCGACGATCCCGCTGTCCGACACCACACAGTCGCCGACGATCGAGGACATCCTGTCCCGGTTGTCCGTCTTCGTCGGCAGCGGCGCCGTCACCGACTTCCAGGACATCGTGCACCGGATGAACGCGATCCTGCCGAACAACCCGGATGACACCGCTCGCATCGCCGGAACCCTCGGCGCGGACCTGGCGGATCTGGCCGCCCACACCGACTCGGTGCACAGCCTGGTGGGCGGCCTGCAAGCGACCGTCGACGACGGATTGCTCGGGAACGCAGCGGCATTCGACGAACTCCTCACCCCCGGCGCGGTGCAGCACACCACAGACTCGATCAACACCACCATCGGCGTCGTCTACGTGCTCACCGCCCTCGGACCGTTCGCACCGAGCGTCACGTGGCTGGGGCCGGCGCTGCAATCCAGCGATCGTGCCATGCGCGCTTTCGTGCCGATGCTGTTCGGCAGTCACCCCCTCGACACCGGTTCACCCTCGAACCTCCGGAAGCTCGTCGACCTCATCCAGAACAAAGTCATTCCCTTCGTAGACCGCGGGCCGAAGGTGAATCTCGTGGGCATCACCGTCGATTCACCACCGGCCGCCGACGCCCTGCCGCCGCCGGAGCGGACGGCGCGAATAGTCGACACCCTGCGGATGATCGGGGCCGTGCGATGA
- a CDS encoding MlaD family protein, producing the protein MLKRVLGSRGLMSAVVVVIVVASAAIAWQLTRSGPAMRSYCAQMPDAIGLYQGSAVTIMGVPIGRVTDIAPDAGTARVRFTVPADRKLPPDVGAVTVSDTLIADRKLALIGAEPQGPGWDSHRCITRTLTPKSMSETFDALAQLGRQLNGSGQPGQADAVGAGLDALDRATAGSGDQINTLVLQLGNALSSPDAAIGHIGGLLDALTELTHRARSGWPTVQTAMTGLTQTFSDINTLEFPEIVRVVANVVDVLPQLNDVVMMFGSPALRAIDSIPNLPQLLSAGVGTLSDVLRMAPAIAAGFAESIDESTGRPTIGYAPPKLALPQPNTDVVCASVQAITGQRCQTAENGSVTVPSLPALLAAVSAK; encoded by the coding sequence ATGCTGAAACGAGTCTTGGGGTCGCGCGGTCTCATGTCGGCCGTCGTGGTAGTCATCGTGGTGGCGTCGGCCGCGATCGCGTGGCAGCTCACCAGATCCGGGCCCGCGATGCGCTCGTATTGCGCGCAGATGCCCGATGCGATCGGCCTGTACCAGGGCAGCGCGGTCACCATCATGGGCGTTCCGATCGGCCGCGTCACCGACATCGCGCCCGACGCAGGCACGGCGCGTGTGCGTTTCACCGTGCCGGCCGACCGCAAGCTGCCCCCGGACGTCGGCGCCGTCACCGTCAGCGACACTCTCATCGCCGACCGCAAACTCGCACTCATCGGCGCCGAACCCCAAGGTCCGGGCTGGGATTCGCACCGATGCATCACCAGAACCCTGACGCCCAAGAGCATGTCCGAGACCTTCGACGCCCTCGCCCAACTCGGCCGGCAGCTCAACGGTTCCGGACAACCCGGCCAGGCCGACGCGGTCGGGGCCGGCCTCGACGCCCTGGACCGAGCCACCGCGGGCTCCGGCGACCAGATCAACACTCTGGTTCTGCAACTCGGCAACGCACTGTCCTCCCCGGACGCGGCGATCGGCCACATCGGCGGACTGCTCGACGCTCTCACCGAGCTCACCCACCGCGCCCGCAGCGGCTGGCCCACCGTGCAGACCGCCATGACCGGCCTGACCCAGACTTTCAGCGACATCAACACCCTCGAATTCCCCGAGATCGTCCGCGTCGTCGCGAACGTGGTCGATGTGCTGCCGCAGCTCAACGACGTAGTGATGATGTTCGGATCACCGGCCCTGCGCGCAATCGACTCGATTCCGAATCTGCCGCAACTGCTTTCGGCCGGGGTGGGAACACTGTCGGATGTCCTCCGCATGGCCCCCGCGATTGCCGCGGGGTTCGCCGAGTCCATCGACGAATCCACCGGGCGTCCGACCATCGGCTACGCACCACCGAAACTGGCGCTCCCGCAACCGAATACAGACGTGGTCTGCGCCTCGGTGCAAGCGATCACGGGGCAGCGCTGTCAGACCGCCGAGAACGGCTCGGTCACGGTACCGAGCCTGCCGGCGCTTCTCGCGGCGGTGAGTGCGAAATGA